In a genomic window of Methylobacter sp. YRD-M1:
- a CDS encoding glycosyltransferase family 4 protein: protein MTRRFTYLNLLEALALTAQRFNIRLPEVILKPLRSLLTGLVKDKTIDQSIKDWSTPLIAGREVMSDQFVSAAKVPIGIENGTLPMAINLPEVEGSVKRTMSSAESKDGLRCLLVTSALDVGGLDEVVAFLARRLPRYNIYTAVLHASAEGSVDGFPTGRLGQLLLEQGIETVELAAVAGERWLKTWRPDVISAHGAPPWVLDAATRLSIPYLETLHGMHSHFDTDWTAEAERGRRLAGIVTVSDLNRRQYLNGNPTFPKERIVTIPNAVDDERRILGDRNRTRKRLGIENEYLFVSLARHCLQKNTYGLVAGFEAVAAQHPEAHLLIAGHPSDEIYFAQVLRLRESLACRDRIHLRDHVSNPAELLAAADGFVLDSFFEGWSLASMEALYAGVPVVLSEVGGALEQVGEDKKRGYVIPNPLGNPLQVNWQTMRKARFTCQANQEALVAAMSSLITDRTMWIDKRQWLISESATRFHPDVCLRSHARVLMAAVCGNPLHQYEDVLL, encoded by the coding sequence ATGACACGACGATTCACATATCTTAATCTGCTAGAGGCTCTCGCACTGACGGCTCAGCGATTCAACATTCGTCTGCCTGAGGTGATCCTCAAACCGTTGCGCTCGTTACTGACCGGACTAGTCAAGGATAAGACCATAGATCAGAGCATCAAGGATTGGTCCACACCTTTGATTGCAGGGAGGGAGGTCATGTCAGATCAGTTTGTAAGTGCGGCCAAGGTGCCGATTGGGATAGAGAATGGTACACTGCCTATGGCCATTAATCTGCCGGAGGTTGAAGGCTCCGTAAAGCGTACCATGAGCAGCGCTGAGTCCAAGGATGGCTTGAGATGCTTGCTCGTTACCTCTGCTTTGGATGTGGGGGGCTTGGATGAAGTGGTCGCCTTCCTTGCTCGCCGACTCCCGAGATACAATATTTATACTGCAGTGTTGCACGCCTCGGCCGAAGGTTCGGTCGACGGCTTTCCTACCGGCAGGCTAGGTCAACTGCTCCTAGAGCAAGGAATCGAGACGGTCGAATTGGCCGCTGTTGCCGGCGAGCGGTGGCTGAAAACTTGGCGACCCGATGTGATTAGCGCGCATGGTGCTCCGCCATGGGTACTCGATGCAGCCACTCGGCTGTCGATTCCCTACCTGGAGACTTTGCACGGTATGCACTCGCATTTCGACACTGATTGGACGGCAGAGGCTGAGCGCGGACGTAGACTTGCCGGGATTGTCACAGTCAGCGACTTGAACAGGCGGCAGTACCTAAACGGAAACCCTACTTTTCCAAAGGAACGGATTGTAACGATCCCAAACGCCGTGGATGACGAGCGGCGCATTCTAGGTGATCGGAACCGAACTCGTAAGCGATTAGGCATTGAGAATGAGTACCTGTTTGTGTCATTGGCCCGCCATTGTTTGCAGAAAAACACTTACGGGTTGGTTGCAGGTTTTGAAGCAGTAGCTGCTCAGCATCCTGAAGCTCATTTGCTCATCGCGGGGCATCCGAGCGATGAGATATATTTCGCCCAAGTGTTGCGCCTGAGAGAAAGTCTTGCCTGTCGAGATCGCATCCACCTGCGAGACCATGTTTCGAACCCTGCTGAACTGCTTGCGGCGGCAGACGGATTTGTCCTCGACTCATTTTTCGAGGGTTGGTCGCTGGCGTCAATGGAGGCTTTGTATGCCGGTGTCCCGGTAGTGCTTAGCGAGGTTGGTGGCGCTCTTGAGCAGGTGGGTGAGGACAAGAAGCGAGGATATGTTATTCCTAATCCACTCGGGAACCCGCTACAGGTAAACTGGCAAACAATGCGCAAAGCACGATTTACATGTCAAGCTAACCAAGAAGCACTCGTGGCAGCTATGAGTTCATTGATCACCGATCGTACTATGTGGATCGATAAGCGGCAGTGGCTGATCAGTGAATCAGCCACGCGTTTCCATCCGGATGTTTGCCTGCGTAGCCATGCCCGCGTATTAATGGCCGCAGTATGTGGCAATCCGTTGCATCAATACGAGGATGTACTTTTATGA
- a CDS encoding glycosyltransferase family 4 protein, with the protein MSSPARVLLLVENNTYPFDFRVRREAHALRDAGYQVSVIAPRGSAQPWIEDIEGISVYRFPAPPGGAGVISYAFEFGYATFVMLLLTAWVAMRKGIDVIHAANPPDTLFVIGAIFKLFGKGFVFDQHDLASEIYLSRFTQPRANLIYKILRILERCSYATADVVVATNESYKQMALKRGNKHPDKVFVVRNGPPLAYKLLEPDPDLVLRANYLIGYIGTIGPQDGVDYWLRAIHEMVFTLGRRDFLAIIIGSGDALSTVQALAKELQIEAYVLFTGRLSELESRKYLSAVNVCVQPDPLSPLNDKSTMNKLMEYMALGKPTVAFDLVETRFSAQEAAIYVQPNDELEFAKRVSWLLDNPDECEKMGKIGRDRVANALAWEYSAPVLLQAYSEGLGLSLDCQSHPADKKHKLIG; encoded by the coding sequence ATGTCCTCGCCAGCTAGAGTATTGTTGCTCGTCGAAAACAACACGTATCCTTTCGATTTTCGTGTACGCCGTGAAGCACATGCATTGCGCGATGCTGGCTATCAGGTGAGTGTTATTGCGCCCCGAGGTTCCGCTCAGCCGTGGATTGAAGACATTGAAGGCATCAGCGTCTACCGTTTTCCTGCCCCACCAGGAGGTGCAGGAGTAATCAGTTATGCATTTGAATTTGGTTATGCCACGTTCGTAATGTTGCTGTTGACAGCTTGGGTCGCGATGCGTAAAGGAATTGATGTCATCCATGCAGCTAATCCACCTGATACACTTTTTGTCATTGGCGCTATATTTAAATTGTTCGGAAAAGGATTTGTTTTTGATCAACATGACCTTGCGTCAGAGATCTATCTTTCCCGCTTCACACAGCCGCGAGCAAATCTTATTTACAAAATTTTGCGTATTTTGGAACGATGTTCGTATGCAACGGCTGATGTAGTTGTCGCTACGAATGAGTCCTACAAACAAATGGCTCTCAAGCGGGGAAACAAGCATCCGGATAAGGTATTCGTTGTTCGGAATGGGCCTCCTCTTGCCTATAAGTTGCTAGAACCCGATCCTGATTTAGTCCTGCGAGCAAATTATCTGATTGGGTATATAGGTACTATAGGGCCTCAGGACGGAGTGGATTACTGGCTGCGAGCTATACACGAGATGGTATTTACCCTTGGACGGCGTGATTTTCTGGCCATTATTATTGGAAGCGGAGATGCATTATCCACCGTGCAGGCCTTGGCCAAGGAATTGCAAATTGAGGCTTATGTTTTATTTACCGGTCGGCTTTCAGAGCTAGAATCCCGCAAATATCTTTCGGCTGTTAATGTGTGTGTGCAGCCGGATCCATTAAGCCCATTGAATGACAAGTCCACAATGAATAAGCTTATGGAGTATATGGCATTAGGCAAGCCGACAGTAGCGTTTGATTTGGTCGAGACTCGTTTTTCCGCCCAGGAAGCAGCAATTTATGTACAGCCAAATGACGAGCTAGAGTTTGCAAAGCGAGTTAGCTGGTTGCTGGATAACCCAGACGAATGTGAAAAAATGGGTAAAATTGGCCGCGATAGAGTTGCTAATGCATTGGCATGGGAATACTCAGCACCCGTACTGCTCCAGGCATATAGCGAAGGTTTAGGATTGAGTCTGGACTGTCAATCCCATCCTGCTGATAAAAAACATAAATTAATAGGGTAA
- a CDS encoding glycosyltransferase family 2 protein, with amino-acid sequence MKSISVIIVSWNARDYLRDCLNSIHQTGASCVQEVIVVDNASKDGSPEVVAEYFPEVRLIKSEENLGFARANNLAMEHAKGSIFALVNSDVIVHEGCLEKLAVFLDDHPDIGMVGPRVTGGDGNLQRTCRKMPTFWNTVCRILVLDRIFPDWQIFSGFEVPYSSYDKYMEAEVLSGCFCVVRKKTVNEVGGMDERFFFYAEDIDWCKRFRDAGWKLMFVPEATATHFGGGSTANAPFRYSIEILRATLKYWRKHHGIAGQIICYLLILSHHGSRLMIRSMKRSLGLGRSVDSKHKFKEDVICLRWLLTGKEVQ; translated from the coding sequence ATGAAATCAATTTCCGTCATTATCGTTAGCTGGAATGCCCGCGACTATTTGCGGGATTGTCTGAATTCAATTCATCAGACAGGCGCATCCTGCGTACAAGAGGTGATTGTGGTAGATAATGCCTCCAAAGACGGCTCTCCTGAAGTGGTGGCAGAATATTTTCCGGAAGTGAGGTTGATCAAATCGGAAGAAAATCTTGGATTTGCACGAGCGAACAATCTGGCCATGGAGCATGCTAAAGGTTCCATCTTTGCTCTGGTGAATTCGGATGTTATTGTCCATGAAGGTTGTCTCGAAAAGCTTGCCGTGTTTCTTGATGATCATCCTGACATCGGTATGGTTGGGCCGCGAGTCACTGGAGGTGATGGTAATTTGCAGCGGACGTGCCGTAAGATGCCGACTTTCTGGAATACTGTGTGCAGAATTCTCGTGTTAGACCGAATTTTTCCAGACTGGCAAATATTTTCGGGTTTCGAGGTACCCTACAGTAGCTACGATAAGTATATGGAAGCAGAAGTATTGAGCGGTTGTTTCTGTGTGGTAAGAAAAAAGACAGTGAATGAAGTTGGCGGCATGGATGAGCGGTTTTTTTTCTACGCAGAGGATATCGACTGGTGTAAACGTTTTCGAGATGCCGGATGGAAGCTGATGTTTGTGCCCGAAGCAACTGCAACACATTTTGGCGGTGGCAGCACGGCAAATGCTCCTTTTCGCTACAGTATTGAAATACTTCGCGCTACTTTAAAGTATTGGCGAAAGCATCATGGAATTGCCGGGCAGATCATTTGCTACCTACTCATATTGTCACATCACGGATCTCGACTAATGATTCGCAGCATGAAGAGAAGCCTGGGTTTAGGGCGGTCCGTTGATAGCAAACATAAGTTTAAGGAGGATGTTATATGTCTGCGTTGGTTGCTGACGGGGAAGGAAGTTCAGTGA
- the asnB gene encoding asparagine synthase (glutamine-hydrolyzing) — MCGICGKLNFNREKPIDQGLIPRMMDMIQHRGPDGHGEFLSGPVGLGHRRLSIIDLDTGGQPMSNEDGTVWVVYNGEIYNFQELRTELEGKGHQFKSTTDTEVIVHLYEELGDQCVTRFRGMFAFALWDERRQHLLLARDRIGVKPLYYTNTGKSLLFASEIKSLLVDSDVERRVNQRAIDRFLTYYYLPGNETLFEAIFKLEPGHYLTVQDGQISVHQYWNLHFEIPSRPQRFDEAVDVLQTLLSRTVKDHMISDVPVGVLLSGGVDSTGVLSHAIQHTDKPIHTFTMGFSGANFQDERPYAKLASQKFGTVHHEISMSADDFRDFLPKYVWHMEEPVCEPPAIALYFVSRLARESSIKVLLSGEGGDEAFAGYQTYRNLLILEKLKSAFGPAKGLLRLGFQALGHTGWKRIGNYASLVNPPLAEYYLSRTATPYTSFNQRKSELYNEDMSAFLDDQVSGDISRRLFDQVNSQALLNRMLYVDTKTWLPDDLLVKADKMTMATSVELRVPLLDYRVLEFAASLPLHYKANGWELKRILKAALVKSVPQEILNRKKTGFPVPYDSWMRKDMKDFVSDTMLATNAASDLYFCKEAIANLIQAHQQGKGCSKEVFSLLVFELWHRQFVSASLQPFESAR, encoded by the coding sequence ATGTGTGGCATCTGTGGAAAACTGAATTTTAATCGGGAAAAGCCGATTGATCAGGGACTTATCCCGCGTATGATGGACATGATCCAACATCGAGGACCAGACGGACACGGGGAATTTCTATCCGGCCCTGTTGGTTTGGGTCATCGACGCTTGAGTATCATTGATCTCGACACTGGTGGACAGCCCATGTCTAACGAAGACGGCACGGTGTGGGTAGTTTATAACGGCGAAATTTATAACTTCCAGGAGCTGAGGACCGAGCTTGAAGGAAAGGGGCATCAATTTAAATCTACAACGGATACCGAGGTCATCGTCCACTTATATGAAGAACTGGGCGATCAATGCGTTACTCGATTCCGAGGCATGTTTGCCTTTGCTCTCTGGGATGAGCGACGGCAGCATCTGCTTTTGGCTCGTGATCGTATTGGCGTAAAACCGCTTTATTACACCAATACCGGCAAGTCCTTACTTTTTGCTTCCGAAATCAAATCTCTCCTGGTCGATTCAGATGTCGAGCGTCGAGTCAACCAGCGTGCAATAGATCGGTTTCTTACTTATTATTATTTGCCGGGTAATGAAACATTATTCGAAGCTATCTTTAAATTAGAGCCAGGGCACTATCTCACCGTACAGGATGGACAAATTTCAGTGCATCAGTATTGGAATTTGCACTTTGAAATACCATCACGCCCGCAGAGATTTGATGAAGCGGTTGATGTTCTGCAGACATTGCTTAGTCGTACCGTGAAAGATCATATGATCAGCGATGTGCCCGTAGGAGTGCTGCTGAGCGGAGGAGTTGATTCTACAGGTGTTCTGAGTCATGCGATTCAGCACACGGATAAACCAATTCATACGTTTACCATGGGCTTTAGTGGCGCTAATTTTCAGGATGAGCGACCTTATGCGAAATTGGCCTCGCAAAAGTTTGGTACTGTTCATCATGAAATTTCAATGTCCGCGGATGATTTTCGCGACTTCCTTCCTAAATATGTCTGGCACATGGAAGAGCCGGTTTGCGAACCTCCAGCAATCGCTCTCTATTTTGTATCCCGGCTGGCAAGAGAATCCTCAATTAAGGTGCTATTGTCAGGCGAAGGGGGAGATGAGGCCTTTGCTGGTTATCAGACTTATCGGAACCTTCTCATTCTTGAAAAATTGAAATCAGCTTTCGGTCCTGCTAAAGGGCTTTTGCGTTTAGGATTTCAGGCGCTTGGGCATACAGGCTGGAAACGAATTGGAAACTATGCAAGTCTGGTTAATCCGCCGCTTGCGGAGTACTACTTGAGCCGCACGGCAACCCCCTACACATCTTTTAACCAGCGTAAGTCCGAACTATATAACGAGGACATGTCGGCTTTCCTGGATGACCAGGTTTCGGGAGATATATCGCGCAGATTGTTCGACCAGGTGAACAGTCAAGCTTTGCTGAACCGCATGCTGTATGTGGATACCAAAACTTGGCTTCCTGACGATCTACTGGTTAAGGCCGACAAAATGACCATGGCTACATCGGTTGAACTGCGGGTGCCTCTACTAGATTATAGAGTTCTTGAATTTGCGGCTTCGCTGCCATTGCATTACAAGGCAAATGGATGGGAGCTGAAGCGCATTTTGAAGGCGGCTTTGGTCAAATCCGTTCCCCAAGAAATTCTCAACCGTAAAAAGACAGGCTTCCCTGTTCCTTATGATAGCTGGATGCGTAAGGATATGAAGGATTTTGTATCTGACACTATGCTGGCAACAAATGCGGCTTCAGATTTATATTTTTGTAAGGAAGCGATTGCAAACCTGATTCAAGCGCATCAGCAGGGTAAAGGTTGTTCCAAAGAGGTTTTTAGCTTGCTAGTGTTTGAGCTCTGGCACCGGCAGTTTGTTAGCGCGTCGTTACAGCCGTTTGAGTCCGCAAGATGA
- a CDS encoding glycosyltransferase family 2 protein yields the protein MKNIPKYIIITPVRDEAFYIEKTIESVSRQTILPFLWIIVDDGSTDGTSEILDTCTAQASWIKVIHRKNRGFRANGSGVMEAFYAGYSVLKDESWDFIIKLDGDLSFSPDYFEQCFKIFEAETQLGIGGGTIFQLENEQLRMDSEGDPPFHVRGATKIYRRACWEKIYPLIKAPGWDTLDEVKANLHGWTTRTFAELKLIQHKATGGADGFWRDRFKNGRANYITGYHPVYMLAKCVKRSLRKPVLLESLALLAGFCSGYLKRIPQVQDDEVIRYLRQQQIRFLLRQPGIYG from the coding sequence ATGAAAAACATACCTAAATATATAATTATAACGCCGGTACGAGATGAAGCATTCTACATAGAAAAAACGATCGAATCAGTCTCTCGTCAGACTATTCTGCCTTTTTTATGGATCATTGTAGATGACGGTTCAACTGATGGTACCAGTGAAATTTTAGATACTTGCACAGCCCAGGCTAGCTGGATAAAAGTTATTCACAGGAAAAATCGGGGATTTCGAGCTAATGGGAGTGGGGTAATGGAAGCTTTCTATGCAGGATATTCCGTTTTAAAGGATGAAAGTTGGGATTTCATCATTAAACTGGACGGCGATCTATCGTTCTCACCTGATTATTTTGAACAGTGTTTCAAAATTTTTGAAGCCGAAACGCAATTGGGAATTGGAGGAGGAACAATCTTTCAGTTAGAAAATGAACAATTAAGGATGGATTCCGAAGGAGATCCCCCTTTCCATGTCAGGGGAGCAACTAAAATTTACCGCCGCGCCTGTTGGGAGAAAATTTACCCTTTAATCAAAGCGCCGGGTTGGGATACCTTAGATGAGGTAAAAGCGAATCTGCACGGTTGGACCACACGGACTTTCGCTGAACTTAAATTAATTCAACATAAAGCTACTGGCGGGGCGGACGGCTTCTGGCGCGACCGGTTCAAAAACGGCCGTGCTAACTATATTACCGGCTATCATCCGGTTTATATGTTGGCTAAATGCGTCAAGCGATCCCTGCGTAAGCCTGTTCTTCTAGAATCATTAGCTTTATTGGCCGGATTTTGTTCGGGGTATTTGAAAAGGATACCACAGGTTCAGGATGATGAGGTCATACGCTATCTCCGGCAACAGCAGATTCGGTTTCTTTTGCGTCAGCCTGGCATATATGGATAG
- a CDS encoding CpsD/CapB family tyrosine-protein kinase, producing the protein MIDSTDGHSLDSIRYTKTQTVSIDPDVLQSNRVIMGLYNDPRADIFRVLRTNVLRQLRENNWNSFAITSATPGAGKTFVSINLAIAIAIEGNQSVLIVDADIRRPSVGQYLGLQWEFGLVDCLEGDVSLGDALINPGIERMVVLPGNNSNNNASELISSRKMFNLIQEIKSRYKDRIIIFDLPPLFAADDALLLMPYIDAVLLVVEDGKNTSDELQHSMYILEQTNLLGLVVNKSSQSITPYQYGYASEAALD; encoded by the coding sequence ATGATTGACAGTACTGATGGACACTCACTTGACTCGATTCGATACACAAAAACTCAAACGGTCAGTATTGATCCGGATGTATTGCAGAGTAATCGGGTTATTATGGGGCTCTACAATGATCCTCGAGCCGATATTTTTCGCGTACTCCGGACGAATGTCCTCAGACAGCTCCGAGAGAATAACTGGAACAGTTTTGCCATAACCAGCGCGACACCAGGCGCAGGCAAAACTTTTGTATCCATTAATCTCGCTATTGCCATAGCTATAGAGGGAAACCAAAGCGTTCTCATCGTTGATGCCGATATCAGGCGTCCAAGCGTAGGCCAATATCTGGGGCTTCAATGGGAATTCGGGCTCGTCGATTGCCTGGAAGGGGACGTTTCATTGGGAGATGCATTAATTAATCCCGGCATTGAGCGCATGGTGGTATTACCTGGCAACAATTCCAACAACAATGCTTCGGAATTGATCTCATCCCGGAAAATGTTCAATCTGATTCAGGAGATCAAATCGCGTTATAAAGACCGGATCATCATTTTCGATCTTCCGCCCCTTTTTGCAGCGGATGATGCATTGCTGCTTATGCCTTATATCGATGCAGTTCTGCTGGTTGTAGAGGATGGAAAGAATACTTCCGACGAACTTCAGCATTCCATGTACATTCTGGAGCAGACAAATCTACTTGGGCTGGTTGTGAATAAATCAAGTCAGTCAATTACACCCTACCAATACGGATATGCATCCGAGGCTGCTCTGGATTGA